The Armatimonas rosea genome includes a window with the following:
- a CDS encoding RNA polymerase sigma factor codes for MWKRDWKERSDNELVAACLVGEAAAWEALILRYQRLIFHIPLRMGFGQADAEDIFQNVSLKLCLHLSELRDTERLAGWIAQVARQEGLRLLRRKPTTGLEDAEALADARLPEEDLLQAEQAQLVRQALELLPERCQKLLGLLYAEEAAPYAEVSQQLGIPVGSIGPQRARCLERLKKKWEELEP; via the coding sequence CGCTCGGACAATGAGCTGGTGGCGGCGTGCCTTGTCGGGGAGGCGGCGGCGTGGGAGGCTCTGATCCTGCGCTACCAGCGGCTGATCTTTCACATTCCGCTGCGTATGGGTTTTGGGCAGGCCGATGCCGAGGATATCTTTCAAAATGTCAGCCTCAAGCTCTGCCTGCACCTGAGCGAGCTACGCGACACCGAGCGCCTGGCGGGCTGGATCGCACAAGTCGCGCGACAGGAGGGCCTGCGGCTGCTCCGACGCAAGCCCACCACGGGCCTGGAAGATGCCGAGGCCCTCGCCGATGCGCGGCTCCCGGAAGAAGACCTACTACAGGCGGAGCAAGCGCAGCTCGTGCGGCAGGCGCTGGAGCTGCTGCCGGAGAGGTGCCAGAAGCTACTGGGCCTGCTCTACGCCGAGGAAGCCGCGCCCTACGCCGAGGTCTCACAGCAGCTGGGGATTCCCGTGGGCAGTATCGGGCCACAGCGCGCACGCTGCCTGGAGCGGCTGAAAAAAAAGTGGGAGGAGCTGGAGCCGTAG